A single region of the Microtus ochrogaster isolate Prairie Vole_2 unplaced genomic scaffold, MicOch1.0 UNK7, whole genome shotgun sequence genome encodes:
- the Grk1 gene encoding rhodopsin kinase has product MDFGSLETVVANSAFIAARGSFDGSSTPSSRDKKYLAKLRLPPLSKCESLRDSLSLEFNSLCSEQPIGKRLFQQFLKTDERHVPALELWKDIEDYDTADDDLRPQKAQAILAEYLDPQATHFCSFLDQGMVAKLREGPAGSQDGLFQPLLQATLDHLSQAPFQEYLESLYFLRFLQWKWLEAQPIGEDWFLDFRVLGKGGFGEVSACQMKATGKMYACKKLNKKRLKKRKGYQGAIVEKRILTKVHSRFIVSLAYAFETKTDLCLVMTIMNGGDIRYHIYNVDEENPGFPEPRAIYYTAQIISGLEHLHQRRIVYRDLKPENVLLDNDGNIRISDLGLAVELMEGQDKTKGYAGTPGFMAPELLRGEEYDFSVDYFALGVTLYEMIAARGPFRARGEKVENKELKQRIISEPVKYPDKFSQASKDFCEALLEKDPEKRLGFRAGTCDALRTNILFKDISWRQLEAGMLIPPFIPDSRTVYAKNIQDVGAFSTVKGVVFDKTDTEFFQEFASGNCSIPWQEEMIETGIFGDLNVWRPDGQMPDDMKGINVEEAAPTAKSGMCLIS; this is encoded by the exons ATGGATTTCGGGTCCTTGGAGACTGTTGTGGCCAACTCTGCCTTCATCGCTGCCCGTGGCAGCTTTGACGGAAGCAGCACCCCCTCTTCCCGGGACAAGAAGTATCTAGCCAAGCTCCGGTTGCCCCCACTGTCCAAGTGCGAGAGTCTCCGTGACAGCCTCAGCCTGGAGTTTAACAGCCTGTGTTCAGAGCAACCCATTGGCAAGAGACTGTTCCAACAGTTCCTGAAGACAGATGAGAGACACGTGCCAGCACTGGAGCTCTGGAAGGACATTGAGGACTACGACACAGCCGATGATGACCTGCGGCCTCAGAAGGCACAGGCCATCCTGGCTGAGTACTTGGACCCACAGGCCACACACTTCTGCAGTTTTCTGGACCAGGGCATGGTGGCAAAGCTGAGGGAAGGGCCCGCCGGGAGCCAGGAtggcctcttccagcctctgctgcAGGCCACCCTGGATCACCTGAGCCAGGCCCCCTTTCAGGAGTACCTCGAAAGCCTGTACTTCCTGCGGTTCCTCCAGTGGAAATGGCTGGAAGCTCAGCCCATAGGTGAAGACTGGTTCTTGGACTTCAGGGTTCTGGGGAAAGGGGGCTTTGGGGAGGTGTCTGCCTGCCAAATGAAGGCGACCGGCAAGATGTACGCCTGCAAGAAGCTCAACAAGAAGCggctaaagaaaaggaagggctaCCAG GGTGCCATAGTTGAGAAGAGGATCCTGACCAAAGTGCACAGTAGGTTCATTGTGTCTCTGGCCTACGCGTTCGAGACCAAGACTGACCTCTGTCTGGTGATGACCATCATGAATGGAGGTGACATAAG GTACCACATCTACAATGTGGATGAGGAGAACCCAGGCTTCCCAGAGCCACGCGCCATCTACTACACAGCACAGATCATCAGTGGCCTGGAGCACCTGCATCAGAGACGCATCGTCTACCGCGACCTCAAACCAGAGAACGTGCTGCTGGACAATGATG GCAATATCCGAATTTCTGACCTTGGGTTGGCCGTGGAGCTGATGGAAGGGCAGGATAAGACCAAGGGCTATGCAGGGACCCCAG GTTTCATGGCCCCCGAGCTCCTCCGAGGGGAAGAATATGACTTCTCTGTGGACTACTTTGCCCTGGGGGTCACATTGTACGAGATGATTGCAGCCAGAGGACCCTTCCGAGCCCGAGGAGAGAAG GTGGAGAACAAGGAACTCAAGCAGCGCATCATCTCAGAGCCCGTGAAGTACCCAGACAAGTTCAGCCAGGCCAGCAAAGACTTCTGCGAGGCACTGCTGGAGAAGGACCCAGAGAAGCGCCTGGGCTTCCGGGCTGGGACCTGTGATGCACTGAGGACAAACATCCTCTTCAAAGACATCAGCTGGAGGCAGCTTGAAGCCG GGATGCTGATCCCTCCATTCATCCCAGACTCTAGGACTGTCTATGCCAAGAACATTCAGGACGTGGGTGCCTTTTCCACCGTCAAGGGTGTGGTTTTTGATAAAACCGACACAGAGTTCTTCCAAGAATTTGCCTCTGGCAACTGCTCCATTCCCTGGCAGGAGGAGATGATCGAGACTGGTATTTTTGGGGACCTGAATGTGTGGCGCCCAGATGGTCAAATGCCCGATGACATGAAGGGAATCAACGTGGAGGAGGCAGCCCCTACAGCCAAGTCGGGAATGTGTCTCATCTCTTAG
- the Atp4b gene encoding potassium-transporting ATPase subunit beta isoform X2, producing the protein MAALQEKKSCSQRMAEFRHYCWNSDTGQMLGRTPARWVWISLYYAAFYVVMTGLFALCIYVLMQTIDPYTPDYQDQLKSPGVTLRPDVYGDRGLKISYNVSENTSWAGLTDILHSFLAGYTPASQQDSINCTSEKYFFQESFAAPNHTKFSCKFTANMLQNCSGLVDPSFGFEEGKPCFIIKMNRIVKFLPSNNTAPRVDCTFQDHRHPQKYPEPLQVEYYPPNGTFSLHYFPYYGKKAQPHYSNPLVAAKLLNVPKNTEVLIVCKILADHVTFDNPHDPYEGKVEFKLTIQK; encoded by the exons ATGGCAGCCCTACAGGAGAAGAAGTCGTGCAGCCAGCGCATGGCCGAATTCCGGCACTACTGTTGGAACTCGGACACTGGGCAGATGCTGGGTCGCACCCCAGCACGGTGGG TGTGGATCAGCCTCTACTATGCAGCCTTCTACGTGGTCATGACGGGGCTCTTCGCCTTGTGCATCTACGTGCTGATGCAGACCATCGACCCCTATACCCCAGACTACCAAGACCAGTTGAAGTCACCGG GGGTAACCTTGAGACCTGATGTGTACGGGGACAGAGGGCTGAAGATTTCCTACAACGTCTCTGAAAACACCTCCTGGGCTGGCCTCACAGACATCCTCCACAGTTTCTTAGCAG GCTACACCCCAGCATCCCAGCAGGACAGCATCAACTGTACCTCCGAAAAGTACTTCTTCCAGGAGAGTTTTGCGGCTCCAAACCACACCAAGTTCTCCTGCAAATTCACTGCAAACATGCTGCAGAACTGCTCCGGCCTGGTGGACCCCAGCTTCGGCTTCGAGGAGGGAAAGCCCTGCTTCATTATTAAAATGAACAGG ATTGTCAAGTTCCTGCCCAGCAACAACACAGCCCCCCGAGTGGACTGCACCTTCCAG GATCACCGACATCCCCAGAAGTACCCTGAGCCCCTGCAGGTTGAGTACTACCCACCCAATGGTACCTTCAGCCTCCACTACTTCCCCTACTACGGCAAGAAAGCCCAG CCCCATTACAGTAACCCTCTGGTGGCAGCAAAGCTTCTCAACGTCCCCAAGAACACAGAAGTCCTCATCGTGTGCAAGATCCTGGCAGACCATGTGACCTTCGACAATCCCCACGACCCGTATGAAGGGAAAGTGGAGTTCAAGCTTACAATACAGAAGTAA
- the Atp4b gene encoding potassium-transporting ATPase subunit beta isoform X1, with the protein MAALQEKKSCSQRMAEFRHYCWNSDTGQMLGRTPARWVWISLYYAAFYVVMTGLFALCIYVLMQTIDPYTPDYQDQLKSPGVTLRPDVYGDRGLKISYNVSENTSWAGLTDILHSFLAGYTPASQQDSINCTSEKYFFQESFAAPNHTKFSCKFTANMLQNCSGLVDPSFGFEEGKPCFIIKMNRIVKFLPSNNTAPRVDCTFQEDHRHPQKYPEPLQVEYYPPNGTFSLHYFPYYGKKAQPHYSNPLVAAKLLNVPKNTEVLIVCKILADHVTFDNPHDPYEGKVEFKLTIQK; encoded by the exons ATGGCAGCCCTACAGGAGAAGAAGTCGTGCAGCCAGCGCATGGCCGAATTCCGGCACTACTGTTGGAACTCGGACACTGGGCAGATGCTGGGTCGCACCCCAGCACGGTGGG TGTGGATCAGCCTCTACTATGCAGCCTTCTACGTGGTCATGACGGGGCTCTTCGCCTTGTGCATCTACGTGCTGATGCAGACCATCGACCCCTATACCCCAGACTACCAAGACCAGTTGAAGTCACCGG GGGTAACCTTGAGACCTGATGTGTACGGGGACAGAGGGCTGAAGATTTCCTACAACGTCTCTGAAAACACCTCCTGGGCTGGCCTCACAGACATCCTCCACAGTTTCTTAGCAG GCTACACCCCAGCATCCCAGCAGGACAGCATCAACTGTACCTCCGAAAAGTACTTCTTCCAGGAGAGTTTTGCGGCTCCAAACCACACCAAGTTCTCCTGCAAATTCACTGCAAACATGCTGCAGAACTGCTCCGGCCTGGTGGACCCCAGCTTCGGCTTCGAGGAGGGAAAGCCCTGCTTCATTATTAAAATGAACAGG ATTGTCAAGTTCCTGCCCAGCAACAACACAGCCCCCCGAGTGGACTGCACCTTCCAG GAGGATCACCGACATCCCCAGAAGTACCCTGAGCCCCTGCAGGTTGAGTACTACCCACCCAATGGTACCTTCAGCCTCCACTACTTCCCCTACTACGGCAAGAAAGCCCAG CCCCATTACAGTAACCCTCTGGTGGCAGCAAAGCTTCTCAACGTCCCCAAGAACACAGAAGTCCTCATCGTGTGCAAGATCCTGGCAGACCATGTGACCTTCGACAATCCCCACGACCCGTATGAAGGGAAAGTGGAGTTCAAGCTTACAATACAGAAGTAA